The Alphaproteobacteria bacterium genome includes a window with the following:
- a CDS encoding ribonuclease H-like domain-containing protein yields MKAHQIKLHRGDLPAGLAFGAVVAVDTETMGLNPHRDRLCLVQLSAGDGNCHLVQFARGEYEAPNLTALLADPKVTKLFHFARFDLATLRAHLGVSCRPVYCTKVASKLIRTFTDRHSLKDLCRELLGVELNKQQQISDWGAEKLTGEQLEYAASDVLYLHALRERLDALLDREGRRDLAEACFAFLPVRADLDLGGWQEPDIFAH; encoded by the coding sequence ATGAAAGCACATCAGATCAAGCTTCATCGCGGCGACCTTCCCGCCGGGCTCGCCTTTGGCGCTGTGGTCGCGGTGGACACCGAGACGATGGGCCTCAACCCGCATCGTGACCGACTTTGCCTCGTTCAGCTCTCGGCGGGGGATGGGAACTGTCATTTGGTGCAGTTCGCCCGCGGCGAATACGAGGCCCCCAATCTGACAGCCCTCTTGGCGGATCCGAAGGTGACCAAGCTGTTCCACTTCGCGCGCTTCGATCTGGCGACACTACGGGCGCATCTCGGTGTTAGCTGCCGCCCAGTCTATTGCACGAAGGTCGCATCGAAACTTATCAGGACTTTCACGGACAGGCACAGCCTCAAGGATCTTTGCCGCGAACTCTTAGGGGTCGAGCTGAATAAGCAGCAGCAAATATCCGATTGGGGGGCCGAGAAGCTGACCGGCGAGCAACTGGAATACGCGGCGTCCGACGTATTGTACTTGCACGCGCTCCGGGAACGGCTCGACGCTCTCCTCGATCGGGAGGGTCGGCGCGATCTCGCCGAGGCCTGCTTCGCTTTTTTGCCCGTGCGTGCAGACCTTGATTTGGGCGGCTGGCAGGAACCGGACATTTTTGCGCACTGA